From Acidobacteriota bacterium, a single genomic window includes:
- a CDS encoding DNA double-strand break repair nuclease NurA: MADLESYALKFAKLASGPNDEFDSKVGGARDCGAFPSGELRAAKDFTFRFTENWTNHEDARLWAFQILEGRTTFAADGSQLFFEREVSIPVAAVQIGWFENAHQADSVYEKNARFIILSPTELLSADEPAIPETRVSNRRFREEVETALDFMRRKEGWQQRGERMPLAFYDGTIFLSIALERTQLQTQMIDKLVELVRVSEATRVPIVGYVDRSFARDLMTLTDKLDGREGPAVRTIDDVSIIRSFALKGWGDRTPYFFGRRRGLEAFFDEASGESVAGFVYLQTTAENPPARIDVPSWIYRDGLLDEVANVVRAECVVGLGYPYALETADQTAVITVRDREVFLQALQGFAKGNSLDFQISRKAASKGRRR; the protein is encoded by the coding sequence GTGGCGGATCTTGAATCGTATGCGTTGAAATTCGCGAAGCTTGCGTCCGGTCCAAATGACGAGTTCGATTCGAAGGTCGGCGGCGCTCGCGACTGCGGCGCGTTTCCGAGTGGAGAATTGCGCGCCGCGAAGGATTTTACCTTCCGGTTCACGGAAAACTGGACGAATCACGAAGACGCGCGCCTTTGGGCGTTTCAAATCCTCGAAGGCCGCACGACCTTCGCCGCCGACGGCAGCCAGCTTTTCTTCGAAAGGGAAGTCTCCATTCCCGTCGCGGCGGTTCAAATCGGCTGGTTCGAGAACGCGCATCAGGCCGATTCCGTCTACGAAAAGAACGCGAGATTCATAATTCTCTCGCCGACCGAATTGCTGTCGGCGGACGAGCCCGCGATTCCTGAAACGAGGGTTTCCAACCGCCGCTTTCGCGAAGAGGTCGAAACGGCGCTTGATTTTATGCGCCGCAAAGAAGGCTGGCAGCAACGCGGCGAACGGATGCCGCTTGCGTTTTACGACGGCACGATCTTTTTGTCGATCGCGCTCGAGAGAACGCAACTGCAGACGCAGATGATCGACAAACTCGTCGAGCTTGTCCGGGTCTCGGAAGCGACGCGCGTGCCGATCGTCGGCTACGTCGACCGGAGTTTCGCGCGCGATCTGATGACATTGACCGACAAACTTGACGGACGTGAAGGTCCGGCGGTGCGGACGATCGACGACGTTTCGATAATTCGGAGCTTTGCATTGAAGGGTTGGGGCGACCGGACGCCGTACTTTTTCGGACGCCGCCGCGGACTCGAAGCTTTTTTCGACGAGGCTTCGGGCGAGTCGGTCGCCGGATTCGTCTATCTTCAGACGACTGCCGAGAATCCGCCGGCGCGGATCGACGTTCCGTCCTGGATATATCGCGACGGGCTTCTGGACGAAGTGGCCAATGTCGTGCGCGCCGAGTGCGTCGTCGGGCTCGGTTATCCGTACGCGCTCGAGACGGCCGACCAGACGGCCGTCATCACGGTTCGCGACCGCGAGGTCTTTCTGCAGGCTTTGCAAGGATTTGCGAAAGGGAATAGTCTTGATTTTCAGATCTCGCGCAAGGCTGCGAGCAAGGGGCGCCGGCGATGA
- a CDS encoding VWA domain-containing protein, giving the protein MKFIRYSKFSGFDVFGVDLGSLMDALSESLLDSGYNEDYWWTRQRNEMDDSLDALRKAILKGLLDQGVLDEVDVEKLLAENDGKFRGSLLEQLINQLIERLVEEGYLDLKESAEPRAGQAGGGIGEEAPRDVRFQVTEKGLDFLGYKTLQKLLGSVGKSTVGRHETPHLDTGIEASLGSKAYEFGDTMNLDVNATLLSAIRREGLGVPLNLEYRDLHVHQQDYRSSCATVVMLDCSHSMILYGEDRFTPAKKVALALAHLIRTQYAGDSLRIVLFHDGAEELPLAKLATTQVGPFHTNTAEGLKLARRILTAERKEMKQIVMITDGKPTAVYLDKNNPALLDFRRRSGSETDGRMLYKNSMGNDPFVMAETFKEVQACRKSGIMINTFMLASDWHLVEFVKKMTSMTRGKAYFANPNNLTEFVLMDFMKRRTSRVK; this is encoded by the coding sequence ATGAAGTTCATCCGGTATTCCAAATTCAGCGGTTTTGACGTTTTTGGCGTCGATCTCGGGTCGTTGATGGACGCGTTGTCCGAATCCTTGCTCGATTCGGGCTACAACGAGGATTACTGGTGGACGCGGCAGCGCAACGAGATGGACGATTCGCTTGATGCGCTGCGGAAGGCGATTCTCAAGGGTTTGCTCGATCAGGGCGTCCTCGACGAGGTCGATGTTGAAAAGTTGCTCGCCGAGAACGACGGGAAATTCAGGGGTTCGCTGCTCGAGCAATTGATCAATCAGCTGATCGAACGGCTCGTCGAAGAAGGTTATCTCGATCTCAAGGAATCCGCCGAGCCGCGCGCCGGGCAGGCCGGTGGAGGAATCGGCGAGGAAGCGCCGCGCGACGTGCGCTTTCAGGTAACGGAAAAGGGGCTCGATTTTCTCGGCTACAAGACGCTTCAGAAACTGCTCGGATCGGTCGGGAAATCGACCGTCGGACGCCACGAGACGCCGCACCTCGACACCGGAATCGAAGCGTCGCTCGGGTCGAAGGCCTACGAATTTGGCGACACGATGAACCTCGACGTCAACGCGACCCTGCTGTCGGCGATCCGGCGCGAAGGACTCGGTGTGCCGCTCAACCTTGAGTATCGCGATCTGCACGTTCATCAGCAGGATTACCGATCGTCGTGCGCGACGGTCGTGATGCTCGACTGCTCTCATTCGATGATCCTTTACGGCGAGGACCGCTTCACGCCGGCCAAAAAGGTCGCGCTCGCGCTGGCGCATCTGATCCGTACGCAGTATGCCGGCGATTCATTGCGGATCGTGCTTTTTCACGACGGCGCCGAGGAATTGCCGCTCGCAAAACTCGCGACGACGCAGGTTGGCCCGTTTCACACGAACACCGCCGAGGGACTCAAACTCGCGCGGCGGATCCTGACGGCCGAGCGCAAGGAGATGAAGCAGATCGTGATGATCACCGACGGCAAGCCGACGGCCGTTTATCTCGACAAGAACAATCCCGCGTTGCTCGATTTCCGCCGCCGTTCGGGTTCGGAAACTGACGGCCGGATGCTCTATAAAAACTCGATGGGCAATGATCCGTTCGTGATGGCCGAAACATTCAAGGAAGTTCAGGCGTGCCGCAAATCGGGGATAATGATCAACACCTTTATGCTCGCGAGCGACTGGCATCTCGTCGAATTCGTCAAAAAGATGACGTCGATGACGCGCGGCAAGGCATATTTCGCGAACCCGAACAATCTCACTGAATTCGTCCTGATGGATTTTATGAAACGCCGGACCTCGCGAGTGAAATGA
- a CDS encoding Rne/Rng family ribonuclease has translation MAKEMIISVNGREKKIAILDNGKVTEFYIERGEENSGVVGNIYKGRVQRVLPGMQSAFVEIGLERDAFLYVSDFFDEEEEIERIIMEKGKKGSPEDARREANDRIERARIEREKEMESVQEIVEPMAETGDIEILDDEPIFDRIVDSREVETVAADQDDDEQADGRPKQRRNRRDRKREKRMQEATEAGQSLPELMQDAGDSNFERIVDDEFTGEMFKDAYRQESIVDTVRAIEFEMEGASEVEVGSLLASVRKEESGFERIADDDEIETAAEAKPAKGRRGKPAAKAKKENAPAEVEAVEAEPVAEAEPAKKASRGRRGGASKGKSAEAEAPVAETVAEAADEKPAKGKKPAAGRGKKGKLADAEASVKESAEREEMTVRRGGRGGRGRRGGQGRNGGVGGTGQPQERYEGSEMNEVVTAETEIAAADFVPTEKPARRDSREGRDNREGRDSRGGRDGRGRDRQQPTITDLLREGQEILVQIAKEPIARKGARITSHIALPGRFLVYMPTIEHLGVSRKIESASERARLRTLIQTIRKEEQVPSGGFIVRTAGVGITDDDLKQDARYLVRTWLDIKKQAEKAKSPALVHQDLDIIQRLLRDQLSDDFAAIRVDSEEEYLRIVEFINRIQPRLVSRVKLYTREDPILEAFGVQEEIDKALKPRVWLRSGGYLVINQTEALVAIDVNTGKFVGKGNARLEDTITKTNMEAVEEIARQIRLRDLGGIIVLDLIDMEDRRNRHKVMGALQDHLQSDKSPTKVLSFNDFGLIIMTRKRVKQSLERTMCAPCEYCQGAGWVKSPTTICYELLEEARRLSRTNDDVKQTTLRVNPEVAQALRGSEKEVLEEIEAYLGPVDVTSDKTVHQEQFDFAFV, from the coding sequence ATGGCCAAAGAAATGATCATCAGCGTCAATGGACGCGAAAAAAAGATCGCGATTCTCGATAACGGTAAAGTCACTGAATTTTACATCGAGCGCGGCGAAGAGAATTCCGGCGTTGTCGGAAACATCTACAAAGGACGCGTACAGCGCGTTTTGCCCGGAATGCAGTCGGCATTCGTCGAGATCGGTCTCGAGCGCGACGCATTCCTTTACGTTTCGGACTTTTTCGACGAAGAAGAAGAGATCGAACGGATCATAATGGAAAAGGGCAAGAAGGGTTCGCCCGAAGATGCGCGTCGCGAAGCGAATGACCGCATCGAGCGCGCACGCATCGAGCGCGAGAAGGAGATGGAATCGGTTCAGGAGATCGTCGAGCCGATGGCTGAGACCGGCGACATCGAAATTTTGGATGACGAGCCGATTTTTGACCGCATCGTTGACAGCAGGGAAGTTGAAACCGTTGCGGCCGACCAGGACGATGACGAGCAGGCCGACGGGCGACCGAAGCAACGACGCAATCGGCGCGACCGCAAACGTGAAAAACGGATGCAGGAAGCAACCGAAGCCGGTCAAAGTTTGCCTGAACTGATGCAGGACGCAGGCGATTCCAATTTTGAGCGCATTGTCGATGACGAATTCACCGGCGAAATGTTCAAGGACGCGTATCGTCAGGAATCGATCGTCGATACGGTTCGCGCGATCGAGTTCGAAATGGAAGGCGCTTCCGAAGTGGAAGTAGGCTCGTTGCTCGCGTCGGTCAGGAAAGAAGAGAGCGGATTCGAGCGCATTGCCGATGACGACGAAATTGAAACGGCCGCCGAGGCAAAACCGGCTAAGGGGCGTCGCGGAAAGCCGGCCGCCAAAGCGAAGAAGGAAAACGCGCCCGCCGAAGTCGAAGCGGTTGAAGCCGAACCGGTGGCCGAGGCCGAACCGGCGAAGAAAGCGTCGCGCGGACGACGCGGCGGCGCCTCCAAGGGCAAGTCGGCCGAAGCCGAAGCGCCGGTCGCCGAAACGGTCGCTGAGGCCGCGGACGAAAAGCCTGCAAAGGGCAAGAAACCGGCGGCCGGACGAGGCAAGAAAGGAAAACTCGCGGATGCCGAAGCAAGCGTCAAGGAATCCGCCGAGCGTGAGGAAATGACGGTTCGTCGCGGTGGACGCGGGGGACGCGGACGGCGCGGCGGTCAGGGACGCAACGGCGGCGTCGGCGGTACCGGACAACCGCAGGAACGCTATGAGGGATCCGAAATGAACGAGGTCGTAACGGCTGAGACCGAGATCGCGGCGGCGGACTTCGTGCCGACGGAGAAGCCGGCGCGCCGGGATAGCCGGGAAGGGCGCGACAATCGGGAAGGTCGCGACAGCCGCGGCGGACGCGACGGTCGCGGACGCGACCGGCAACAGCCGACGATCACCGATCTGCTTCGCGAGGGCCAGGAAATTCTGGTTCAGATCGCGAAAGAACCTATTGCCCGAAAGGGAGCGCGCATCACTTCGCACATCGCGCTTCCGGGAAGATTTTTGGTTTATATGCCGACGATCGAGCACTTGGGCGTTTCGCGCAAGATCGAATCGGCGAGCGAGCGCGCTCGGCTTCGAACGCTGATTCAGACGATCCGCAAAGAAGAGCAGGTTCCGTCGGGAGGTTTCATCGTTCGCACGGCTGGCGTCGGGATCACCGATGATGATCTAAAACAGGACGCGCGTTACTTGGTGCGCACCTGGCTCGACATCAAGAAACAAGCAGAAAAGGCGAAATCGCCCGCGCTTGTTCATCAGGATCTCGATATCATTCAACGCCTTCTCCGCGATCAATTGTCTGACGACTTTGCCGCGATCCGCGTCGATTCGGAAGAGGAATATCTCCGGATCGTCGAATTCATCAACCGCATTCAGCCGCGTCTTGTGAGCCGCGTCAAACTCTATACTCGCGAGGACCCGATCCTCGAAGCGTTCGGAGTCCAGGAAGAGATCGACAAGGCGCTGAAACCGCGCGTATGGCTGCGTTCGGGCGGCTATCTTGTTATCAACCAGACCGAAGCGCTGGTCGCGATCGACGTCAACACCGGCAAATTCGTCGGCAAGGGCAACGCGCGGCTCGAGGACACGATCACGAAGACGAATATGGAGGCGGTCGAGGAGATCGCGCGCCAGATTCGTCTGCGCGACCTCGGCGGAATCATCGTGCTCGATCTGATCGATATGGAAGACCGGCGTAATCGTCACAAGGTGATGGGAGCGCTTCAGGACCATCTGCAGAGCGACAAGTCGCCGACGAAGGTGCTGTCGTTCAACGATTTCGGCCTGATCATTATGACCCGCAAACGCGTCAAACAGTCGCTCGAACGGACGATGTGCGCACCGTGCGAATACTGTCAGGGCGCGGGCTGGGTAAAATCACCGACGACGATTTGCTATGAACTGCTGGAGGAAGCACGCCGTTTGTCGAGAACGAACGACGATGTCAAGCAAACGACACTCCGCGTCAATCCGGAAGTCGCCCAAGCGCTCCGCGGATCGGAGAAGGAAGTTCTCGAAGAGATCGAAGCCTACCTTGGACCGGTCGACGTCACAAGCGACAAAACGGTCCACCAGGAACAATTCGATTTCGCGTTTGTTTAG
- a CDS encoding DUF4118 domain-containing protein translates to MNRLPEMSVFGTRSRTRFVVPLLLILGLTLSLRPVNAQIGPTTVALVFLLVVLFTATFFGRNPALLASFAAMLSYNYFFLPPFLTWHVADTSNLVAWATFTLTAMIAGELSAYARRRADEAERGKVEIERLYGELRTAFEKASHAEALRQSEQLKSSLLDAVTHDLRTPLTSIKASITTLLDDRRSRILDNEGRKEFLEIIDEETDRLNEFIEGIVGIAKIEANAMHLRKTPSSAEEILGHAANRARGRLEEYDFRIELEADLPPVNVDAHSMTEVAYTLLDNAMNYSPKGSKIRAAARMSNGAVEFSVEDQGRGVAPELREKIFGKFFRIETHDVHTTGSGLGLGLAIARGIVESQGGTIRVEDGANEFTTRFVFEVPVDARI, encoded by the coding sequence ATGAACAGGCTGCCTGAAATGAGTGTTTTTGGAACCAGATCCCGGACGCGTTTTGTGGTCCCGTTGCTGCTGATCCTCGGACTGACACTGTCGCTCCGCCCGGTCAACGCGCAGATCGGCCCGACCACCGTCGCTCTCGTCTTTCTCTTGGTCGTCCTTTTTACCGCGACCTTTTTTGGGCGCAATCCGGCGCTGTTGGCATCATTCGCGGCAATGCTGTCTTACAACTATTTCTTTCTTCCACCGTTTCTGACTTGGCATGTCGCGGATACGAGCAATCTCGTCGCTTGGGCGACGTTCACGCTGACCGCGATGATTGCCGGCGAGCTCTCGGCCTATGCGCGTCGCAGGGCGGACGAGGCCGAGCGCGGAAAGGTCGAGATCGAGCGACTTTATGGCGAACTCCGGACGGCGTTCGAAAAAGCGAGCCACGCCGAGGCTCTGCGGCAAAGCGAGCAGCTTAAAAGCTCGCTTCTCGATGCCGTGACGCACGACCTGCGAACGCCTTTGACGTCGATCAAAGCTTCGATCACGACATTGCTCGACGACCGCCGCAGCCGAATTCTGGACAACGAAGGCCGCAAGGAATTCCTTGAGATCATCGATGAAGAGACCGACCGACTTAACGAATTCATTGAAGGCATCGTCGGAATCGCCAAGATCGAGGCAAATGCGATGCACCTCCGGAAAACGCCGAGTTCGGCCGAAGAGATCCTCGGCCACGCGGCGAATCGGGCTCGCGGACGTCTCGAAGAATACGATTTTCGCATCGAACTCGAGGCCGATCTCCCGCCCGTCAACGTCGACGCGCACTCGATGACGGAGGTCGCTTACACATTGCTCGACAACGCGATGAATTACTCGCCGAAGGGTTCAAAGATACGCGCCGCGGCGCGCATGTCCAACGGCGCGGTAGAGTTTTCGGTCGAAGACCAGGGCCGCGGGGTCGCCCCGGAATTGCGCGAAAAGATCTTCGGCAAGTTCTTCCGGATCGAAACACACGATGTCCATACGACCGGGAGCGGCCTCGGACTCGGACTTGCGATCGCCCGCGGGATCGTCGAATCGCAGGGCGGAACGATACGGGTAGAGGACGGTGCGAACGAGTTTACGACGAGGTTCGTCTTTGAAGTTCCGGTCGATGCAAGAATATGA
- a CDS encoding response regulator transcription factor, which produces MSEARKILVVDDEFQITRVLKRILQAHRYDVRVASDGESALDLFADFRPDLVITDLSMPVMDGLRLCREIRRSSKVPVIVLSVRGEERIKVEALDAGADDYITKPFGTEELLARVRAALRRAPDESDEQSTIEVGDFAVDLTGYRAFVRGEEIHLTPKEFELLSFLVRNDGKILTHRAILVAVWGANSAEQPEYLRVFLGNLRKKIEPNPAKPQYIITEPWVGYRFMPNGK; this is translated from the coding sequence ATGAGCGAAGCCCGAAAGATCCTCGTCGTCGATGACGAATTTCAGATCACGCGCGTGTTGAAGAGAATTCTGCAGGCGCACCGCTACGATGTCCGCGTCGCTTCTGACGGCGAGTCGGCGCTCGACCTTTTTGCCGACTTCCGACCGGATCTTGTGATCACCGATCTGTCGATGCCGGTAATGGACGGCCTCCGTCTCTGCCGTGAGATCCGTCGAAGTTCGAAGGTTCCGGTCATCGTCCTTTCGGTCCGCGGCGAGGAGCGGATCAAGGTCGAAGCGCTTGACGCCGGCGCGGACGACTACATTACCAAACCCTTCGGGACCGAAGAGCTTCTCGCGCGGGTCCGGGCCGCGCTCCGCCGCGCGCCGGACGAGAGTGACGAGCAGAGCACGATCGAGGTTGGCGACTTCGCGGTCGACCTCACCGGTTACCGCGCCTTCGTCCGGGGCGAAGAGATTCATCTCACGCCAAAGGAGTTCGAACTTTTGAGTTTCCTCGTTCGCAACGACGGCAAAATACTAACGCACCGCGCGATTCTGGTCGCCGTCTGGGGAGCGAATTCAGCTGAACAGCCGGAGTATCTGCGTGTCTTTCTCGGCAACCTGCGGAAAAAGATCGAGCCGAATCCAGCAAAACCGCAATACATCATCACCGAACCGTGGGTCGGCTATCGGTTTATGCCCAACGGCAAATAA
- a CDS encoding amino acid transporter produces the protein MCLTGVDYFSTLGYQPGIAFIAAGALSPIATMILVLLTLFGALPIYSRVAKESPHGEGSIAMLEQLLSRWKGKLFVLVLLGFVATDFVITITLSAADATAHILENPFVQGQLHILEHPVWLTLVLIAVLGAVFLRGFHEAIGIAVILVAVYLFLNLIVVGVGWYELLTHPELLGNWKEALFSYRGAGGNVFLLIGFALLVFPKLALGLSGFETGVAVMPLVKRENRIGNTRKLLATAALIMSFMLIASSFVTSVLIPAREFCPQVSCDDTSRIHELENLPACACGLEKGKANGRALAYIAHDKFGEIFSPTIGNVFGTIYDISTILILWFAGASAMAGLLNIVPRYLPRYGMAPEWARATRPLTVVFTVLCFGVTILFQADVDAQGGAYATGVLVLMSSAAVAVTISAWNRKSGWKWAFATISTVFVYTTITNIIERPDGIKIASFFIFAIIASSFISRALRSTEIRVDHIEFDEKATEFLNELKDEEIRIVTNRREKGDVAEYRFKEHEKRIDNHIPSTDPVVFYEIETGDASEFKGKLKIRGFDIDGYKVLRTQAPAVPNAIAALLMHLRDETGKIPHVYFGWSEGNPIMYLIRFVLFGEGDTAPVTREILRQAESDPELRPSVHVGG, from the coding sequence ATGTGCTTGACGGGCGTCGACTACTTCTCAACGCTCGGTTACCAACCCGGAATCGCCTTCATCGCGGCGGGCGCGTTGTCGCCGATCGCGACGATGATCCTGGTTCTGCTTACCCTCTTCGGCGCGCTTCCCATTTACAGCCGAGTCGCCAAGGAAAGTCCGCACGGCGAGGGCTCGATCGCGATGCTCGAACAACTCTTGTCGCGTTGGAAGGGAAAACTCTTCGTTTTGGTTCTTCTCGGATTCGTCGCGACGGACTTCGTTATCACGATCACGCTGTCCGCGGCCGACGCGACGGCTCATATCCTTGAAAATCCATTTGTTCAAGGCCAACTCCACATTCTCGAACACCCGGTGTGGCTGACTCTCGTCCTAATCGCGGTTCTGGGCGCGGTCTTCCTACGGGGATTCCACGAAGCTATCGGAATCGCCGTCATACTCGTCGCGGTCTATCTGTTTCTCAATCTTATCGTCGTCGGAGTCGGCTGGTACGAACTTCTCACACATCCGGAACTTCTCGGAAATTGGAAAGAGGCCTTGTTCAGCTATCGCGGCGCCGGAGGAAACGTCTTTCTTCTCATCGGTTTCGCTCTGCTTGTCTTTCCAAAACTCGCACTCGGTCTCTCGGGATTTGAAACGGGCGTCGCCGTGATGCCGTTGGTCAAGCGTGAGAACCGGATCGGAAACACCCGCAAACTGCTCGCGACCGCAGCTCTGATTATGAGTTTTATGCTGATTGCGAGCAGTTTCGTGACGAGCGTTTTGATTCCGGCACGGGAGTTTTGCCCGCAGGTGTCGTGCGACGATACGAGTCGCATCCACGAACTCGAAAACCTTCCCGCGTGCGCCTGCGGACTCGAAAAGGGCAAAGCGAACGGCCGCGCGCTCGCATACATCGCCCACGATAAGTTCGGCGAGATATTCTCGCCGACGATCGGCAACGTTTTCGGCACGATCTACGACATTTCGACGATCCTGATCCTTTGGTTCGCCGGCGCTTCGGCAATGGCCGGTCTGCTCAATATCGTTCCGCGCTATCTACCGCGATACGGAATGGCACCCGAATGGGCCCGCGCGACACGCCCGTTGACGGTCGTCTTCACGGTACTTTGCTTCGGCGTGACGATCCTTTTTCAAGCGGACGTCGACGCCCAGGGCGGCGCCTACGCAACCGGCGTTTTGGTCCTGATGTCGTCAGCGGCCGTCGCCGTGACGATCTCCGCCTGGAACCGCAAGAGCGGCTGGAAATGGGCCTTTGCGACAATCTCCACCGTTTTTGTTTACACGACGATCACGAATATCATCGAACGCCCGGACGGCATCAAGATCGCATCGTTCTTCATCTTCGCGATCATCGCGTCTTCGTTCATTTCGCGCGCGTTGCGTTCGACAGAGATACGTGTCGACCATATCGAATTTGATGAAAAAGCCACGGAGTTCCTCAACGAGCTGAAGGATGAGGAGATACGGATTGTCACCAACCGGCGTGAGAAGGGAGACGTCGCGGAATATCGATTCAAGGAACACGAAAAACGCATCGACAACCATATTCCGTCGACCGATCCGGTTGTCTTTTACGAGATCGAGACCGGCGATGCGTCCGAATTCAAGGGCAAACTGAAGATTCGCGGCTTCGACATCGACGGTTACAAGGTGCTGAGAACCCAGGCCCCGGCCGTCCCGAACGCGATCGCGGCGCTGCTGATGCATCTTCGCGACGAGACCGGAAAGATCCCGCACGTTTATTTCGGCTGGAGCGAGGGCAATCCGATTATGTACCTGATACGCTTTGTGCTCTTCGGTGAGGGCGACACCGCTCCGGTCACCCGCGAGATCCTCCGCCAAGCCGAGTCGGATCCCGAACTCCGCCCGAGCGTCCACGTTGGAGGTTGA